From a single Eleginops maclovinus isolate JMC-PN-2008 ecotype Puerto Natales chromosome 18, JC_Emac_rtc_rv5, whole genome shotgun sequence genomic region:
- the igsf11 gene encoding immunoglobulin superfamily member 11 isoform X2: protein MVIPLSNANQPEQVIIYQGGQVFSLANHLNGRVGFSATMPSTSASIFINNTQLSDTGTYQCLVNNLPDRGGRNIGVIGLTVLVPPSVPACRIQGTLDVGNDIMLMCSSEEGIPTPSYSWEKLDALPKLPHNAMQDQMQGTVTLRNISTSTSGLYQCTSSNAIGKSTCLLNLQVIAPQPQSVGLIAGTIATGVLAVIICGLLVAVTLFYWKNKNKYDEEEIPNEIREDDLPPKRSSSVKAFHADASSSENDTLTSTNTYNSRYWHNPKPNYDTNSYTRYNGDTRQTFSTAAHGAHGHGQAQNAGHTHSTVVTAPGSAPLSRHPQPNTATSFANGSHTLPPPKTLVVTTNSAPSPTAMVRSNGSVSLKPVVTSAHGQHTHSYAVSQATLERMGAVPVMVPAQNRAGSLV from the exons GTGATCATTTACCAGGGTGGCCAGGTGTTCAGCCTCGCCAACCACCTCAATGGGCGTGTGGGCTTCTCGGCCACCATGCCAAGTACAAGTGCCTCGATCTTCATCAACAATACCCAGCTGTCCGACACTGGGACCTACCAGTGCCTGGTCAACAATCTCCCAGACAGAGGGGGGCGTAACATCGGCGTCATTGGGCTCACCGTTTTGG TGCCACCCTCGGTGCCAGCATGTCGTATCCAGGGCACCCTGGATGTAGGCAATGACATCATGCTGATGTGCAGCTCCGAGGAAGGTATTCCCACGCCGTCCTACTCCTGGGAGAAGCTGGACGCGCTGCCCAAGCTGCCGCACAACGCCATGCAAG ACCAGATGCAGGGCACTGTAACACTGAGAAACATCAGCACCAGCACCTCAGGACTCTACCAGTGTACATCCAGCAATGCTATTGGCAAGAGCACGTGTCTGCTCAACCTGCAGGTCATAGCAC cCCAGCCTCAGAGTGTCGGCCTGATAGCCGGCACCATCGCTACAGGAGTGCTAGCTGTCATCATCTGTGGCCTGTTAGTGGCAGTGACGCTCTTCTACTGgaagaacaagaacaaataCGACGAGGAGGAGATCCCAAATGAGATCAG AGAAGATGACCTTCCTCCCAAGAGGTCGTCATCAGTGAAGGCTTTCCATGCAGACGCCTCATCCTCAGAGAACGACACGCTGACGTCAACCAACACCTACAACAGCCGCTACTGGCACAACCCCAAACCCAACTACGACACCAACTCCTACACGCGCTACAACGGGGACACACGCCAGACCTTCTCCACTGCTGCTCACGGTGCACATGGACACGGACAGGCCCAGAACGCAGGACACACCCACAGTACAGTGGTCACAGCCCCAGGCTCAGCTCCGCTGTCCCGCCATCCGCAACCCAACACGGCAACATCGTTTGCCAATGGCAGCCATACCCTCCCCCCACCAAAGACTCTGGTGGTCACCACAAACTCTGCCCCATCCCCTACCGCCATGGTGCGCAGCAACGGCTCTGTGAGTCTAAAACCGGTGGTGACGTCTGCACATGGGCAGCACACGCACTCCTACGCGGTGAGCCAGGCCACCCTGGAGCGTATGGGGGCGGTGCCTGTCATGGTGCCCGCCCAGAACAGAGCAGGCTCGCTGGTGTAA